TGCGCGTGCACGCACGCGCACAAGCCGTGCACCAGGCGCAGGCGTTGTTCCGTCGCGCGCGTCTGCATCTGATGGCTCTGGATTGCGAGCCGTGCGCCCTGCGCACGCTCGCCGACGTGCTCGGCACCGGCGACGACAGGAACGATGGTGGGCGGCGGGTGCTGGCGGGTGCCGCGGCGACCGCCGCGCCGGCGATCACGGGCGTCGCGGCGGCAGCGCGGCGTCATCAGCCGCTTGCCGCAGTCAGCATTCGCCCCGACGCCGAAAAAGCCGCGCATGCGCTGGGCGAGGATCTTGCGGTGCCCGTCGGACTGGCGCTGGCGTGGTTCGGAGCCGACCGTGCGCTCTGACCTGCTGGCGCCGGCGCGCACTCATGCTCGCCGCCGGCGCGCTTCGGCGGCAGCCGTCGCGCTCGCGCTGGTCGCGGCGGCCGCCGCTGCCGCCTGGCGCATCGACCTGCCGCGTCAGCACGCCGAGCGGCTCTACGACGATCCGGCGCCCGCAGCCCCTGCCTTGCTCGCCGACAAGAGGCCGCCCGCAGCGCCGGTGATCGTCGACGCCGTCGCGGCGCCGCCGCGCCCGGCAGCGTCCGTGCAGACGCGCCCGCTGTCGGCGTGGCTGGGCGACATCGCGCGCGATGCCAAGCGCGAGCTCGTGATCAGCCCCGCGATCCAAGGCGACCTGACGGCCAGCGCAGGCGCGGAACGGCTCGACTGGCGCGAACGCATCGACGCGTACTCGCGCGTTTTCGGCTTCGAGTTCGCCGTCGGGGATGGGCTCATCGAGGTGCGGCCGCCGCCCTCTCGCCCATCGGGTGCGTCGCGAGACGTGCCCAAAGCATCCGCCGCGGACGACCGGCAGCGCGAAGCGGCCATCGGCGCTGCGAACGCAGGGCCGCGAGCGCATGAGGCTGACGATGCGGGCACCGGCGCCGGAGCGGTCGATGGCGCCGGCGAACGCGGCGCGGGCGGCTCGCGAGAAGGCCGCTCGTCGGCAACGCCTGCCGGCAACGCGGGAAAACCGGCTGCTCCGCCTTCGGAGACGCGCGTTGCTTCGCTGTCGTACGCTCCCGCGAAGGAGCTCGCCTCGGTCGTGGACAAGGCCGCGCAGGCGCTCGGTGTCGCGGCCGCCGCCGACATCGCGTCCAATGCCCTCGTGCTGTCGGGCCCGCGCGACGGCCTCGAGAAGGCCGCAGCCCTCGTCGCTCAGCTCGACCGCCCGCGCCGGCGCGTTCTGCTGGAAGCCAAGATCGTCGAAATCGCGCACTCGGCGCGCCGCGACCTCGGCATCGAGTGGAAGCTGACGGGCGACATCGGCGGCGACGTGCGCCTGCCCGCCCCGGTCAGCGACGCAGGCAGCGCCGCGCTGCTCATCGCCACCAACGGCGCCTCCGCGCTCGATGCGCGCATCTCGGCGATGGAGGCCGACGGCCGCTTGCGCGTCGTCTCGCGCCCCAGCGTCGTCATGCTCGAAGGCAGCCCCGCCACCATCGAGAGCGTCCGCATCCTGCGCATCCGGTTGCCCAGTCGCGGCGCCGTCGTCGGCGACGAGGTCGTCGACGTCGGCAACGGCGGCGACCGGGCGACGCAGGACATTCCGGTGGGCGTGCGCCTCGAAGTCACGCCGGGCATTCGTGCGGGCCGCAAGGTGCTGCTGCGCATCGCGGCCAAGTCGAGCAGTCTGGGTGCACCGCTACCGCCCGACGACATTCCCGAGGAGCTCAGCCGCATGGTGGAGGCCGAGGTGATGGTCGCCGATGGCGAGACCGCCGTGCTCGGAGGACTGCTGCGCGAAGGCAGCTCGAGGACGGGCGCCGGAGTTCCGCTCCTGCGCGACGTGCCGGTGCTCGGCCACGTCTTCGACCGCCGTTCCAGGCACAAGGAATCCGAAGAGCTGCTCGTGCTGGTCACGCCGCGAGTGCTCGACTGAGAAGCGCCCTGGCCAATCTCCGTCTTGCGGCACCGGCACACTCTACACTGCCGGCATGAAGAGCCCGACCGTGCGCCGACGAGATGATCGCGGACCTTCGAGCCGAGGCAGACGCGCGCTCCATCGCCGTATCCGACGTCGTGCGGGAACCGCTCGCGGGCGTGCGGCCGGCAGCGCCGCCGTGGGGACGTTCGCGATGATCGCCGATTTCGCAAGGCCACTCCCACACGCACGCCGCGAGGCGCCCCTGTCCCCCGTCGGTTCCTGTGGTAGGGTAGCCGGCGGTCCGGCGGGCTCATGCGTCACATCGTGCTGACAGGTTTCATGGCGACGGGAAAGACGGCGGTCGGGCGGCGGCTGGCCAAGCGGCTGGGCTTCGATTTTCTCGACACCGACCAGATCATCGAGGATCGCGAGAAGCTGCCGGTCTCCGAGATCTTCGCCAGGCGCGGAGAGAGCGAGTTCCGGCGCCTCGAGCGCGACGTCGTCGCTTCGCTGGCGCCGCAGAAGCCGACGGTGATCGCCACCGGCGGCGGCACGTTCGTCGACGAGGCCAACCGCGCGGCGCTGCGGCGGCTCGGGCCGGTCATTTGTCTGATCACGTCGCTCGAGACCACGCTCGAGCGCGTCGGTCGAAACGACAAGCGTCCTCTGGCGGCCGGCGAAGGCGCGGCCGAGCGTCTGGCGCGGCTGCTCGAAGCGCGCCGGCCCTTCTATCGCATGGCCGACGTGCTGGTGGAGACCGACGGCCTCAGCGTTGAGCAGGCCGTCGCGCGCGTGGCCACGGCCATCGCCCCGCGCCTTCGCGGCGAGACCGCGCGGCGCGCGGCCAGCCTGGCCGGCGGCCTCGACGAGCACGCCACCGCGCGCGCACAGCGCGAGGAGAAGCCGTGAACGTCGTGGATGCAGCCGCGGCGCTGCCGCCGCTCGCGCGCCGCGCAGCGCCGGCGCGTCGGGAGGAAAAATGACCACGGTTCGCGTCGATCTCGGCCCGCGCTCCTACGACTGCCACATCGAGCCCGGCCTGCTGCAAGGTGCCGGCGCGGCGATCGCGGCGCTGAAGCCGTCGCGTGTTCTGGTCGTCACCAACACCACCGTCGCACCGTTGTACGGCGACGCGCTCACCTCCTCGATCGCCGCGGCCGACGCGCGCATTCCCGTCTCCACCATCGAGCTTCCCGACGGCGAGCGTTACAAGACCACTGCAACGGTCGAGAGCATCTACGATGCGGCGCTCGACCTGCCGATCGATCGCAGGTCGGTGCTGGTCGCGCTCGGCGGCGGCGTGGTCGGCGATCTGACCGGCTTTGCCGCGGCAACGCTGCTGCGCGGCGTCCGCTTCGTCATGATCCCGACGACGCTGCTGTCGCAGGTCGACTCCAGCGTCGGCGGCAAGACCGGCGTGGATCGGCCGCACGGCAAGAACCTGGTGGGCGCGTTTCATCAGCCGAGTCTGGTGCTGATCGATCCGGCCACGCTGGCGTCGCTGCCGCGGCGCGAGTACCTGGCCGGCCTGGCCGAAGTCGTCAAGTACGGCATCATCCTGGACGCCGCGATGTTCGAGGACATGGAAAGGAGCGTCGAAGCGATCCTCGCGCGCGACGCGACGGTGATGACGCCGCTGATCGCGCGCTGCGTGCGCATCAAGGCCGACGTCGTCGAGAGCGACGAGCTGGAGACCACCGGCGCGCGCCGCATCCTCAACTTCGGCCACACGGTCGCGCACGCGCTCGAGCAGGTCACCGGCTACGACCAGTATCTTCACGGCGAGGCGGTGGCGGTGGGCATGGTCGTGGCGGCGCGCCTGTCGGCGCGGCGCGGGATCTGCAGCCCGGCCGCGGCCGAACGCATCGAGCGGCTGCTGACCAGGCTCGGCATGGACACCGAGGTGCCGGCCAACCTTGACCCGTCCGCGCTCATGCGGGCGATCGCGCTCGACAAGAAGGCCGATGGAGCGCGCGTGGCGTACATCGTCTGCGAGGACATCGGGCGCTGCCGCGCCGAGACGCTCGAGGTGACTGAAATCGCCGCGGCGATATAAGGGACGCTTCATGCCCGCCAACAAGCCCATCCTGGTGGTCCACGGACCCAACCTGAACATGCTCGGGTCGCGCGAGCCGCAGGTGTACGGCACCACCACGCTGGCGCAGATCGACGCGTCGCTGGCGGCGCTGGCCAAGGAGCTGGGCTGGACGGTCGAGAGCTTCCAGTCCAACGGCGAGGGCGATCTGGTCACGCGCATCCAGCAGGCGGCCGGCACGCATGCGGGCATTCTGATCAACCCGGGCGCCTACACGCACACCAGCGTGGCCATTCGCGACGCGGTCCTCGCCTGTGGCCTGCCGACGGTGGAGTGCCACCTGTCCAACATCCACAAGCGCGAGGAGTTCCGGCATCGCTCGCTCATCGCGGACGTCGCGGTCGGGCAGGTGATGGGCTTCGGCGCCGACAGCTATCTGCTCGGCTTGCGCGCGCTCGTCGCCACGCTCGAGAAGTCTTGAGCCTGCCAGGGTCGACGCAGGCGCTGCGCGAGGCGCTCTCCAGCGAGCTCGCGCAATTCCCGGATCTGTTCTGGCGACTCCAGGGCCTGAAGGCCTCGGCCCCTGCCTACGTGCTGGCGCGCCTTCTCGATCCGGCCGGCGGCGCACGAGGTGACCTGCGCCCGGAGCTGGAGCGGCCTGCGCTTGTGGTCACCGCCAGCGACAAGGCCGCCGAGGAGCTTGCGGCCGAGCTGCAGGCGTTCTTCGGGGAGG
This is a stretch of genomic DNA from Candidatus Limnocylindrales bacterium. It encodes these proteins:
- the aroQ gene encoding type II 3-dehydroquinate dehydratase is translated as MPANKPILVVHGPNLNMLGSREPQVYGTTTLAQIDASLAALAKELGWTVESFQSNGEGDLVTRIQQAAGTHAGILINPGAYTHTSVAIRDAVLACGLPTVECHLSNIHKREEFRHRSLIADVAVGQVMGFGADSYLLGLRALVATLEKS
- a CDS encoding shikimate kinase, whose protein sequence is MRHIVLTGFMATGKTAVGRRLAKRLGFDFLDTDQIIEDREKLPVSEIFARRGESEFRRLERDVVASLAPQKPTVIATGGGTFVDEANRAALRRLGPVICLITSLETTLERVGRNDKRPLAAGEGAAERLARLLEARRPFYRMADVLVETDGLSVEQAVARVATAIAPRLRGETARRAASLAGGLDEHATARAQREEKP
- a CDS encoding secretin N-terminal domain-containing protein; the encoded protein is MRSDLLAPARTHARRRRASAAAVALALVAAAAAAAWRIDLPRQHAERLYDDPAPAAPALLADKRPPAAPVIVDAVAAPPRPAASVQTRPLSAWLGDIARDAKRELVISPAIQGDLTASAGAERLDWRERIDAYSRVFGFEFAVGDGLIEVRPPPSRPSGASRDVPKASAADDRQREAAIGAANAGPRAHEADDAGTGAGAVDGAGERGAGGSREGRSSATPAGNAGKPAAPPSETRVASLSYAPAKELASVVDKAAQALGVAAAADIASNALVLSGPRDGLEKAAALVAQLDRPRRRVLLEAKIVEIAHSARRDLGIEWKLTGDIGGDVRLPAPVSDAGSAALLIATNGASALDARISAMEADGRLRVVSRPSVVMLEGSPATIESVRILRIRLPSRGAVVGDEVVDVGNGGDRATQDIPVGVRLEVTPGIRAGRKVLLRIAAKSSSLGAPLPPDDIPEELSRMVEAEVMVADGETAVLGGLLREGSSRTGAGVPLLRDVPVLGHVFDRRSRHKESEELLVLVTPRVLD
- the aroB gene encoding 3-dehydroquinate synthase, whose product is MTTVRVDLGPRSYDCHIEPGLLQGAGAAIAALKPSRVLVVTNTTVAPLYGDALTSSIAAADARIPVSTIELPDGERYKTTATVESIYDAALDLPIDRRSVLVALGGGVVGDLTGFAAATLLRGVRFVMIPTTLLSQVDSSVGGKTGVDRPHGKNLVGAFHQPSLVLIDPATLASLPRREYLAGLAEVVKYGIILDAAMFEDMERSVEAILARDATVMTPLIARCVRIKADVVESDELETTGARRILNFGHTVAHALEQVTGYDQYLHGEAVAVGMVVAARLSARRGICSPAAAERIERLLTRLGMDTEVPANLDPSALMRAIALDKKADGARVAYIVCEDIGRCRAETLEVTEIAAAI